A segment of the Bactrocera neohumeralis isolate Rockhampton chromosome 3, APGP_CSIRO_Bneo_wtdbg2-racon-allhic-juicebox.fasta_v2, whole genome shotgun sequence genome:
CGACCACGCATTTAAGAATATCCAGAACTCGGAGGATGCAGATTTGATTTTGCGTTACTTTAAAAAAACTATGGTATCCATAATTCAATTAAGCgaattgatattaaaatatCATAGCTTGAAAAAACCGACTGCTGAAGAGATACTAATACAGGAAGCGCTCGAGCAGTGCGATGCTTATGAATTGGTCGTAAAAATACAGAAACGTTTCGAAGATTTCTGCAAATCGTTTGGCGAAAAGGTACGCGATTATGTGAAAGACATACCGAAGACGCAGAAGGCTAAGGAGACTAAAATCGTCAACTGGTATGAGGAATTCAAGTCAACCGATGGTTTCGGAAATGAAGTTACTAAACTAACCGAATTCTTTTCGATCAGccaaacaaatttgtaaaatatattatatataagtgatgaattgagaaataaatattaaagcaattgaagtatattttgaaatagcAAATGTCTGcatctttttattaaaaataaaatattttcgtgtgaggaaacagaaaaaatttaacagcaTTTGTAGTTCCATAAATGTTACGATCTTAAATAGTTAGTATCATATTTACTATGTAAAAGAGTCTTGATAAAAAGTGTAGAGAACTTCTAACAATCTTCAAATTGGGCTTGTTTGTGCTATAACTCTCAGGAAAATCATTTTCCTGCGGAAGAGTTCAAGAGGGATCAAGATTTCAAGGCTTCCTTattaggaaaattttaattttagcagCTCAAAACTTCTTGAGTTGATGGTGGATAGATAGATAGAACATTTTATTGGAAGGAATCAATTGCTAAGGGTTCCTCTGAAGTATATAGCAGAAACAACGTCTTTTATTATGGATGACAGCAATGGCTTGCTGTTAATCAAGATCAAGCTAGCTGAAGATCTCTACCGAGCAGTTGCTGTTGTATAGACCAATCTGTTGTACGGGACCGTTTGAAAACTGAagtattgtaattttttgaacAAGCAAAATCTATATTAATCACTATATAGATTCTATTATATATTGAACCAGGAAATCATATTGTATCTAATAGTTTTCTGAAAACTACCACAAATTTATATGGAATTACAAAGTTCTTGTCTGTGAGTTTTTATAGTTAAATCTTAAAAGGGTCAGTATGTGATTTTGCTTTAAGCCTGTAATCTGTCTCTTGGAATCATATTCGATTAACACTGTGCAACAGCAGAAATGagacatttcattgattctcGATTATCAAATATTTGATTATCTCTCTCGTGCTACAGTACTTTATACACGTGTTAAGCGTTCAACATTTATGATAGCACCActgattaaataattttataaggtACTTAAGTGGATTAGATTAGTTTGGGATAGGTTAGAGCGATGCAATAATTCCTTAAACGGATGAGACCATATTATATCGGTGAAGTGTGCTGATTAGTCTCGTAATGAATGGATAGTCAACAAAATAAGTGCTAAGAAGTGTCTACCTCATAATCTTTCAGACGACTTCGGTAGATGAGATTATATACTACTTTTAAATTTACCATATAGGTCTAGCTTTCTATTTTCTCACAAACCAATCATTCATAAAGACACCCCCTGTTTCCCTGCCTCAGCAGCCCCGCTTATCCCATATATCCTGCAGGCGCTTGATTatttaattagcaaaaaataagtttgattgctctttacatttaattaattttgaagtacAGTGTTTGGTGAGCTTTTCTTTTCCGGGCAATGcagctgttgcttttgttcatAGCTTTCGTATTGAACACttacttttgttatttatttggaaaatgtgtatgaaatatgtaaataataaatatgtaaaaattaagtaaGTGTGATTGTATGTATAGGCATATGCGTATactatacatacgtatttacgTTAAGAGATGATAAGACACCCTAGACAGGGCAGTGAATGAAGACCGGGTCACTATTATCGCACTgtatttaattagaattttatttttttttacgttaAATACAGCTAACAGATGTATTTTCAAATGCATAATGTGAGCTAATAAATTCAAagaagatttttcaaattttccaaagcaaataTAAACTGAGAAATGCAACAGCGACCCTCAGTACACGTTGAGACTCAGTAACATTCAGTTAAACTGCTACAATGACaaaagctttcattattttcatagtCAGCGCTCTGCTGTTGCTGCAGGTAAGTTtggttacaacaacaaatattgctATATTTACTACTACCATCACATATCGCGTTACAGGTGCAAGCTGTTCCACGCATGCGCCGCGAGGCCGGTGAAGTTGCAGTCGAGCAGAAGCCTGCGAGCACACATACCGCCCGCACTAACGAGAAGTTGAAATTTAGACCGCGTCAGGTGCTTATGACCACAACCCTAGCCGATTTAGTTGGTTTGGCGAAATATGTGACCGAACATGGACGTCCGCTCTTTAACAAGACACTGGCGCAATTGGAGGCTGTACCCGATAAGTGCGCCGGTCTTAAAGCGAACATTACACGTATTTCGGAATATCTGAAAACTAACAAACCCAGTGGGCAATCGGATGCGGCCGAAGACATGTTGGCGCTTTTCGAGTCGATGATCACGCTAACGAGCATATTGCAAGATGCTAACGAAATGCCCCCGGAATTGGAGCAAACAAAGACGGTTCAACAAGCCTTTATCGATAATGGTTCAGATAAGTTCGAGGATGATTTGATGGCCGAATTGAAAGTGGTTTCGGGCAAATTCGAAAAGGCAATCGAACATTACTTATCCATCTTGACGGAGGAGCAAAAGAAGGATGAGACCAAACTAATTGATTGGTATACTAGATTTACAAATGAGAAGGACGATGAGAAGAAGGCAGAATTTTACTCTAACTTCTTTGACACATTCAATCCATAAAGCTGCTGATTATaagtgcatatatttttttacaatcaaGCATATAATGTTtaacttttaagtaaataaacaaaactgaagTGTATAGagttgctaaaaatattttgagactttTTTCAAGATGCTCAATTCTTGTGCTGGGCTTGAGCTCGCTGACTCTACATACTCTCAAAAGTAGTCAAGGAAAGCATGACCTAATTGGCAATAACTTCAAGCTTctttcatattaaaattgtatGGATGACCGGAATCGCcggaaattgcaaagctgataaGCTCGATAGGGAGGGCACGCTACGACTTAATCTAACATAACGTCAGGTTTAACTTTAAGAAACCAACATCAGTGGGAGATTTTTAGAGAGTTTGGGTAACTTTGACTGTTCTTTAATATACTTGTAATATTTCTAATGTTCTGATGCTCATAGAGTTCgaacatattatttaaaatttttagtttagttcacttatttacatatgtagatttCTTTTCTTCTGAAGAATAAGCCgaaatattgttgaaatatcTACGGTAAGAATACTAAAACATTAgaaaaaaagtcaaattattgaagaaaaatccaaacgtatttatttaaaatgggtCTTTCAGGTAGAGGTACTTTTATCAATAGCCTATTTTGACAGATCttgcgtgagtcgtgtcaagctgtcatgttatttatGTCAGTATCAGTATTATTTGGCTTTTCaacatggaaagacttacgcctgaacccCGTTTACAGATCgtaaaaatttattacgaaaatttactttatgtagagaatgtgtttcgcgcgctttgctcaacttatgaCCAACTTAATCAGCCTACTGAACGTACTATTTGCAAAACCATCACCCCTCTTAAgacagcattcattattggataatcttcgaccgaatagactgaGAGTGTACACCAAAACCGTGGAGAGTCGTTTCGCCCAATAGCagactcggactgacgtatgcaATGACtgggcacattttacgtcgatatcttaTAGTGAAAGCGGACAAAATACAGtttatgcaagaactgaagccgatcgACCTTCCCAAATGATATCGCCGCGCTCTATAGGTTCTTAAAAAGTTCAATTAAAACTGCCTCACttaggacgaagagcaaccagaagagattcaagagctgtcatttcatccagaaaaaacaatggtttagtgtggtttgtatGCCGGTGGCGTCGGTCCATATTTCaaatggcgatcgttatcgcgccatgataaccgactatttgatgcctgaaagtgaagctcgtaatctcggcgACGCTTActgggtttgtccggaaagtaatagcattgagtcgatttaaaaaaaaaaaattattgaaccatcattacaattctttaaaaactttcaaaataggcttcttctgcgtcgatgcagcgctgccagcccGATTTCCAAACATTCACCGAAATAGCCTTGAAAGCCAAGGTGCATGCAGATTGGATCCCCTctatcgtctcaaaatgcttgcttttcaTCGGCTTTTTCAGATAAGGAAACAAGGAAAAGTCCAggagggccacatctgggctgtagggcgggtGCGGAAGctttgggatgccggccttggttaggtagctgttcacaagaaaggcggtgtg
Coding sequences within it:
- the LOC126752001 gene encoding uncharacterized protein LOC126752001, whose product is MTKAFIIFIVSALLLLQVQAVPRMRREAGEVAVEQKPASTHTARTNEKLKFRPRQVLMTTTLADLVGLAKYVTEHGRPLFNKTLAQLEAVPDKCAGLKANITRISEYLKTNKPSGQSDAAEDMLALFESMITLTSILQDANEMPPELEQTKTVQQAFIDNGSDKFEDDLMAELKVVSGKFEKAIEHYLSILTEEQKKDETKLIDWYTRFTNEKDDEKKAEFYSNFFDTFNP